A genomic region of Lonchura striata isolate bLonStr1 chromosome 8, bLonStr1.mat, whole genome shotgun sequence contains the following coding sequences:
- the FAM117B gene encoding protein FAM117B, with product MSHQRVRRGGSPTPATSLAGGGGAAAAGGGAAGASSRLQPMRATVPFQLKQQQQQQQQHGSPTRSGGGPAAGLPRAAPPGSGGRGGPATAPPGGAGSGGGGASSRGSPTRGHGGARGSPPRHHHLPPPPPGSGPSPCSSPVPPLPEGRVRHHHRRQSPEPGRSSPERKSPSSPVCKDKSRPPSSSPSSIVRRTSSLDTLAAPYLAGQWPRDNHGQAAPCMRDKATQTESAWAEEYLDKKRSSHKRSSSWGSNEQLKEIAKLRQQLQRSKHSSRHHRDKERQSPFHGNHAAINHSQAPIPKSALVPVIPITKSTGSRFRNSVEGLNQEIEIIIKETGDKEEQLVPQDIPDGHRAPPPLVQRSSSTRSIDTQTPGGADKGSNNSSRSQSVSPTSFLTICNEGSEESPCSADDLLGDSRDKENGNNSPLPKYATSPKPNNSYMFKREPPEGCEKVKVFEENLPKPLHEIPAFYCPDKNKVNFIPKSGSAFCLVSILKPLLPTQDLTLKGTTHSLTVSSSMTPGLLQPISMASLTTNTDQDRISRGTSTVIPQTSLLQQSGCIEEAEE from the exons ATGTCCCACCAGCGCGTGAGGCGCGGCGGCTCCCCGACCCCCGCCACCTCCCTGGCGGGAGgaggcggcgcggcggcggcgggcggcggagcaGCGGGAGCGAGCAGCCGCCTCCAGCCCATGCGGGCCACGGTGCCCTTCCAgctcaagcagcagcagcagcagcagcagcaacatggCAGCCCCACGAGGAGCGGTGGCGGCCCGGCAGCGGGGCTCCCACGCGCGGCGCCCCCCGgcagcggcgggcgcggcggccccgccACGGCCCCGccggggggagcggggagcggcggcggcggcgcctctTCGCGGGGCAGCCCCACGCGCGGCcacggcggggcgcggggcagCCCCCCGCGGCACCACcacctgccgccgccgccgccgggcagCGGGCCCTCGCCGTGCTCCTCGCCCGTGCCTCCGCTGCCGGAGGGCCGGGTCCGGCACCACCACCGGCGGCAGTCGCCGGAGCCGGGCAGGAGCTCCCCAGAGAGGAAGAGCCCCAGCTCCCCTGTCTGCAAAG ACAAATCAAGACCACCTTCCTCAAGTCCTTCCAGTATCGTTCGCCGCACCTCTTCACTGGATACCCTAGCTGCTCCATACCTTGCTGGACAGTGGCCTAGGGATAATCATGGACAAGCTGCTCCCTGTATGAGAGACAAAGCCACACAG ACAGAAAGTGCCTGGGCTGAAGAATATTTAGATAAGAAGAGAAGCTCACACAAACGTTCATCATCATGGGGCAGCAATGAACAACTCAAGGAG aTTGCAAAATTACGTCAACAGCTGCAGAGaagcaaacacagcagcaggcaCCATCGGGACAAGGAAAGACAGTCCCCTTTTCATGGCAACCATGCTGCCATTAACCACAGTCAG GCTCCCATCCCAAAGAGTGCTCTTGTTCCTGTGATACCTATTACCAAATCAACGGGGTCACGGTTCCGAAACAGTGTAGAAGGATTGAATCAAGAGATTGAGATAATAATTAAGGAGACAGGAGACAAAGAGGAGCAACTTGTT CCTCAAGATATTCCAGACGGGCACCGTGCCCCGCCTCCATTGgtgcagcgcagcagcagcactcGCAGCATTGATACCCAAACACCCGGTGGAGCGGACAAAGGCAGTAACAACAGCAGCCGCTCCCAGTCAGTGTCTCCAACCTCATTTCTTACCATCTGTAATGAAGGCAGTGAGGAAAGTCCATGTTCTGCAGATGATCTGCTTGGTGATTCCAGAGATAAAG AAAACGGGAATAATTCTCCCTTGCCAAAATACGCTACCTCGCCAAAACCCAACAACAGCTACATGTTCAAGCGTGAACCTCCTGAGGGCTGTGAAAAGGTGAAAGTCTTTGAGGAAAACTT GCCAAAGCCATTGCATGAAATTCCAGCCTTCTATTGCCCTGACAAGAACAAAGTGAATTTCATTCCAAAAAGTGGCTCTGCTTTCTGTCTTGTCAGCATCCTCAAGCCACTTCTTCCCACACAGGATCTCACACTTAAGGGCACTACACACAGCCTGACTGTCTCCTCCAGCATGACGCCTGGCTTGTTACAGCCCATTTCTATGGCCTCCTTGACTACAAACACAGATCAAGACAGGATCTCTCGTGGAACAAGTACAGTAATACCACAGacctctctgctccagcagtcGGGATGTATTGAGGAAGCTGAAGAATAA